A single genomic interval of Pangasianodon hypophthalmus isolate fPanHyp1 chromosome 8, fPanHyp1.pri, whole genome shotgun sequence harbors:
- the iqsec2b gene encoding IQ motif and SEC7 domain-containing protein 1 isoform X5, which produces MGSGTGERVTAYAFTLFPDKRTFVDDESRTSESDPFSDSSKAPYQHRSDCYREGSCGPPGPRGPVLGPPSPACLTWAQRTRNQPASLALRKQEEEENKRCKALSDSYELSTDLQDKKVEMLERKYGGYFLSRRAARTIQTAFRQYRMNKNFERLRSSASESRMTRRIILSNMRMQYSFDDRQPQAQPQTCHSPGMGPPHSPDLEPDSPAQPEYTHLEDSFSKQVKSLADSIDDALACRPGRDDSQDGLGDSGAVDDFGECIWSSNSHPSLRRGLAERERGSTGGGLSMHEDSTATSYSDVTLYMDDGLPSSPLSLDRAPSSTDTEFWGGMTSGVGGREDSRDTEGGGSSNSRRSTPCTECRDYRLRGAHLPLLTIEPPSDSSVDMSDRSDRGSLGRQLVYEQDSSGGSPQGTLKHNPNAKAQGQARPASRPIATHIPHHVTHHHHHHHHHHHQYPDTPSSSSSPQQPPTTPLSSSSSAQLPSGGLDQQCCSDGDNDSLNSTTNSNETINCSSGSSSRDSLREPLPPLGKQTYQRESRHSWDSPAFNNDVAQRRQYRIGLNLFNKKPEKGIQYLIERGFVSDTPVGIARFILERKGLSRQMIGEFLGNRQKQFNKDVLDCVVDEMDFSGMDLDDALRKFQAQIKVQGEAQKVERLIEAFSQRYCVCNPALVRQFQNPDTIFILAFAIILLNTDMYSPSVKPDRKMKLDDFIKNLRGVDNGQDIPRDLLVGIYQRIQKWELRTNDDHVSQVQAVERVIVGKKPVLSLPHRRLVCCCQLYEVPDPNRPQRTGLHQREVFLFNDLLVVTKIFQKKKTSVTYSFRQSFPLVEMQVHMFQNSYYPHGIRLTSAIPGGERKVLIVFNAPSQQDRTRFVSDLRESIAEVQEMEKYRVESELEKQKGVMRPSLLSSSVVGGGVGGVKNEVVNGSIGRSSLDDNYSPSEGLKRTALSSSLRDLSDSGKRGRRNSVGSLDSTMEVSLSGAEGSIISSPQPHQRYPVATVLSSCYGTEEYRPHRPILSPGVGVGGGPGQQHTTVPAPSGTVPPASSSSSSSERGATSGTTTSATSFLGSLFGTKRAKTPGPIIPPGPPYPAPTVPAPPPPLSPLPLCPPESTGTSKIQYCHTMGAGMVGHPPPPYCHPHQRCQHGGPQRQHATLQRVTLPRRPTHNSSPYLPPLSQQAFQVRFGNSGNGGSTCVPPPPLSPHSPLSQLPPFALCHAQHTHSARGGAAVGKTPLVLSHSQPHPHQHAHSHGHTPHPAHPPHFVFASPPPPFPAPTPPPLPASAPPAAAQHASPAAPYPPPYPPLSSIPPPPLHSPLPPPSSPLTPLTPLSPLPPPLAPRPATATGHGTIARSDWHGRPGQIQACQPDQHGSMSRGKGKVRSWGSLRGPLVVGGGTAERLEDMGGGSRTRTEGSKRKRNLLRLCYFHLRFPQV; this is translated from the exons ATGGGCAGTGGTACTGGGGAAAGAGTAACTGCCTACGCATTCACCTTATTTCCAGATAAGAGGACTTT TGTTGATGACGAGTCTCGGACCTCAGAGTCAGACCCCTTCTCAGACAGCAGTAAAGCACCTTATCAGCATCGCTCTGACTGCTACCGGGAAGGAAGCTGTGGCCCCCCAGGCCCCCGGGGGCCGGTTCTGGGCCCCCCAAGCCCAGCTTGCCTCACCTGGGCTCAGCGCACTCGTAACCAGCCGGCTAGTCTGGCCTTACGcaaacaggaggaggaggagaacaaAAGGTGCAAAGCTCTGTCTGACAGCTATGAGCTCTCAACTGACCTCCAGGACAAGAAG GTGGAGATGCTGGAGAGGAAATATGGTGGCTACTTCCTGAGTAGACGAGCAGCACGCACCATCCAGACTGCCTTCCGCCAATATCGCATGAACAAGAACTTTGAGCGCCTGCGCAGCTCAGCTTCTGAGAGCCGCATGACACGGCGCATCATCCTGTCCAACATGCGAATGCAGTACTCATTTGACGACCGCCAGCCTCAAGCACAGCCTCAGACCTGCCACAGCCCCGGCATGGGCCCTCCGCATTCACCTGACCTGGAGCCCGATTCACCTGCCCAACCAGAATATACACATTTAGAGGACTCCTTCTCTAAACAG GTGAAGTCCCTGGCTGATTCCATTGATGATGCGCTAGCATGCCGTCCAGGTAGAGACGACTCCCAGGACGGCCTCGGGGACAGTGGTGCTGTAGATGACTTCGGTGAGTGCATCTGGAGCAGCAACAGCCACCCATCTCTCCGTCGGGGACTGGCTGAACGGGAGCGAGGCAGCACAGGCGGTGGTCTGAGCATGCACGAGGATAGCACAGCCACGTCATACAGTGATGTCACACTCTACATGGATGACGGTTTGCCCTCGTCACCCCTCTCTCTGGACCGGGCACCAAGCAGTACAGACACTGAATTCTGGGGGGGGATGACCAGTGGGGTTGGTGGGCGAGAGGACAGCCGGGACACCGAGGGAGGTGGCAGCAGCAATAGCCGGCGCAGCACGCCATGTACAGAGTGCAGAGATTACCGCCTCCGAGGGGCACATTTGCCTCTGCTCACAATAGAGCCACCCAGTGACAGCTCGGTGGACATGAGCGACCGCTCAGATCGCGGTTCCCTAGGCCGGCAGCTGGTGTATGAGCAGGACTCAAGCGGGGGTTCCCCTCAGGGCACGCTAAAGCATAATCCCAATGCCAAAGCACAAGGCCAAGCACGTCCAGCTAGCCGCCCAATAGCAACACACATCCCACACCATGTGactcaccaccaccatcatcaccaccaccatcatcaccagtATCCTGATACTCCATCGTCTTCCTCATCCCCCCAGCAGCCCCCCACTACGCCtctctcatcctcctcttccgcACAGCTGCCTTCCGGTGGTTTGGATCAGCAATGTTGCTCAGATGGTGACAATGACTCACTAAACTCCACCACAAACTCCAACGAGACCATTAACTGCAGCTCTGGCTCATCATCTAGGGACAGCCTGCGGGAACCACTGCCACCTCTGGGCAAGCAGACGTACCAGAGGGAGAGCCGCCACAGCTGGGACTCTCCTGCTTTCAACAATGATGTGGCACAGAGAAGGCAGTATCGCATCGGACTCAACCTGTTCAACAA GAAACCAGAGAAGGGCATTCAATACCTGATAGAGCGTGGCTTTGTGTCAGACACGCCCGTTGGCATTGCCCGCTTTATCCTAGAGAGGAAGGGCCTAAGCCGACAGATGATTGGGGAGTTCCTGGGCAACCGACAGAAGCAGTTCAACAAGGATGTACTTGA TTGTGTGGTTGATGAGATGGACTTCTCTGGAATGGATCTAGATGATGCTCTAAGGAAGTTTCAAGCCCAAATCAAGGTGCAAGGAGAGGCCCAAAAAGTGGAACGACTTATTGAGGCTttcag TCAgaggtactgtgtgtgtaaccCTGCACTGGTGCGGCAGTTCCAGAATCCTGACACTATCTTCATCCTGGCTTTTGCCATCATCCTCCTCAACACAGACATGTACAGCCCAAGCGTCAAACCAGACAGGAAGATGAAGTTGGATGACTTCATTAAGAACCTGCGAG GAGTAGACAATGGACAGGATATCCCACGTGACCTGCTGGTGGGGATCTACCAGCGCATTCAGAAGTGGGAACTGAGGACCAATGATGACCATGTCTCCCAGGTCCAGGCTGTGGAGAGAGTCATCGTGGGCAAGAAACCA GTCCTGTCTCTTCCCCACCGCAGGCTGGTGTGCTGCTGCCAGCTTTACGAGGTGCCTGACCCCAACCGACCACAGCGCACCGGTCTACATCAGAGAGAAGTGTTCCTCTTCAACGACCTGTTGGTG GTAACAAAGATCTTCCAGAAGAAGAAAACGTCAGTGACATACAGTTTCCGTCAGTCATTCCCTCTGGTGGAGATGCAAGTTCACATGTTCCAAAACTCCT acTACCCTCATGGCATCAGGCTAACGTCAGCAATCCCAGGAGGTGAACGTAAGGTGCTAATTGTGTTCAATGCGCCAAGTCAGCAGGACCGCACACGCTTCGTCAGTGACCTGAGAGAGAGCATTGCCGAGGTGCAGGAGATGGAGAAATACAGGGTTGAGT cGGAGCTTGAGAAGCAAAAAGGCGTGATGCGGCCCAGCCTTCTTAGCAGCAGTGTGGTGGGTGGAGGTGTGGGCGGAGTCAAGAACGAAGTAGTGAATGGCAGCATTGGAAGATCTAGTTTGGATGACAACTATTCACCCAGTGAAGGCCTGAAACGCACTGCTCTCAGCTCCTCACTTAGGGACCTGTCTGATTCAG GGAAACGCGGTCGCAGAAACAGCGTTGGTTCCCTTGACAGTACAATGGAAGTAAGTCTGAGTGGAGCAGAG GGTTCCATCATTAGCAGTCCACAGCCTCACCAGCGTTACCCAGTAGCCACTGTGCTATCGAGCTGCTATGGAACCGAAGAGTACCGGCCTCACCGCCCCATCCTGAGCCCCggagtgggggtggggggtgggccGGGGCAGCAACACACCACGGTGCCCGCACCTTCTGGCACTGTGCCTCCAgcctccagcagcagcagcagcagcgagaGAGGTGCCACCAGTGGGACGACGACCAGCGCCACGTCCTTCCTGGGATCACTGTTTGGGACGAAACGGGCCAAAACACCAGGCCCCATCATCCCGCCGGGGCCACCCTACCCCGCCCCTACGGTGCCAGCACCACCACCGCCTCTTTCCCCTTTGCCCCTGTGCCCTCCAGAGTCCACTGGCACATCCAAGATCCAGTACTGCCACACTATGGGTGCGGGCATGGTTGGGCACCCCCCGCCACCATACTGCCACCCGCACCAACGCTGCCAACACGGTGGTCCACAACGCCAGCATGCCACGCTACAGCGGGTCACGCTACCACGCCGACCAACCCACAACTCCTCCCCCTATCTGCCACCGCTCTCCCAACAAGCTTTTCAGGTTCGCTTCGGGAATTCGGGCAATGGGGGCTCGACGTGCGTGCCTCCTCCCCCCCTTTCTCCTCACTCCCCACTATCCCAACTCCCGCCGTTTGCCCTCTGCCacgcacagcacacacactcggccAGAGGGGGCGCCGCTGTGGGCAAAACACCACTAGTGCTGTCACACTCACAACCACACCCGCACCAACACGCACACTCCCACGGGCATACGCCCCACCCTGCCCATCCGCCACACTTCGTGTTCGCCAGCCCGCCGCCGCCCTTCCCAGCGCCCACTCCGCCACCCCTGCCAGCCTCCGCTCCACCCGCCGCGGCCCAGCACGCGTCGCCGGCCGCCCCGTATCCGCCCCCGTATCCTCCGCTTTCCTCCATCCCACCTCCCCCCCTCCACTCCCCTTTACCCCCCCCTTCCTCCCCCCTTACCCCTCTTACGCCTCTCTCCCCACTCCCCCCCCCCCTCGCACCCCGCCCCGCCACCGCCACAGGTCACGGCACCATCGCCAGGTCAGACTGGCACGGCCGACCGGGCCAAATCCAAGCCTGCCAGCCGGATCAGCACGGTAGTATGAGCAGGGGCAAGGGAAAGGTGCGCTCCTGGGGCTCGCTACGAGGTCCCCTGGTGGTGGGAGGAGGAACAGCAGAAAGATTGGAAGACATGGGAGGAGGAAGCCGGACCAGGACGGAGGGCAGCAAGAGGAAACGCAACCTACTGAGACTCTGTTACTTTCATTTGCGCTTCCCACAAGTATAG
- the iqsec2b gene encoding IQ motif and SEC7 domain-containing protein 1 isoform X6, whose protein sequence is MYPSMLPSRKGDMLQGAEAYNVDDESRTSESDPFSDSSKAPYQHRSDCYREGSCGPPGPRGPVLGPPSPACLTWAQRTRNQPASLALRKQEEEENKRCKALSDSYELSTDLQDKKVEMLERKYGGYFLSRRAARTIQTAFRQYRMNKNFERLRSSASESRMTRRIILSNMRMQYSFDDRQPQAQPQTCHSPGMGPPHSPDLEPDSPAQPEYTHLEDSFSKQVKSLADSIDDALACRPGRDDSQDGLGDSGAVDDFGECIWSSNSHPSLRRGLAERERGSTGGGLSMHEDSTATSYSDVTLYMDDGLPSSPLSLDRAPSSTDTEFWGGMTSGVGGREDSRDTEGGGSSNSRRSTPCTECRDYRLRGAHLPLLTIEPPSDSSVDMSDRSDRGSLGRQLVYEQDSSGGSPQGTLKHNPNAKAQGQARPASRPIATHIPHHVTHHHHHHHHHHHQYPDTPSSSSSPQQPPTTPLSSSSSAQLPSGGLDQQCCSDGDNDSLNSTTNSNETINCSSGSSSRDSLREPLPPLGKQTYQRESRHSWDSPAFNNDVAQRRQYRIGLNLFNKKPEKGIQYLIERGFVSDTPVGIARFILERKGLSRQMIGEFLGNRQKQFNKDVLDCVVDEMDFSGMDLDDALRKFQAQIKVQGEAQKVERLIEAFSQRYCVCNPALVRQFQNPDTIFILAFAIILLNTDMYSPSVKPDRKMKLDDFIKNLRGVDNGQDIPRDLLVGIYQRIQKWELRTNDDHVSQVQAVERVIVGKKPVLSLPHRRLVCCCQLYEVPDPNRPQRTGLHQREVFLFNDLLVVTKIFQKKKTSVTYSFRQSFPLVEMQVHMFQNSYYPHGIRLTSAIPGGERKVLIVFNAPSQQDRTRFVSDLRESIAEVQEMEKYRVESELEKQKGVMRPSLLSSSVVGGGVGGVKNEVVNGSIGRSSLDDNYSPSEGLKRTALSSSLRDLSDSGKRGRRNSVGSLDSTMEVSLSGAEGSIISSPQPHQRYPVATVLSSCYGTEEYRPHRPILSPGVGVGGGPGQQHTTVPAPSGTVPPASSSSSSSERGATSGTTTSATSFLGSLFGTKRAKTPGPIIPPGPPYPAPTVPAPPPPLSPLPLCPPESTGTSKIQYCHTMGAGMVGHPPPPYCHPHQRCQHGGPQRQHATLQRVTLPRRPTHNSSPYLPPLSQQAFQVRFGNSGNGGSTCVPPPPLSPHSPLSQLPPFALCHAQHTHSARGGAAVGKTPLVLSHSQPHPHQHAHSHGHTPHPAHPPHFVFASPPPPFPAPTPPPLPASAPPAAAQHASPAAPYPPPYPPLSSIPPPPLHSPLPPPSSPLTPLTPLSPLPPPLAPRPATATGHGTIARSDWHGRPGQIQACQPDQHGSMSRGKGKVRSWGSLRGPLVVGGGTAERLEDMGGGSRTRTEGSKRKRNLLRLCYFHLRFPQV, encoded by the exons atgtatccgTCAATGTTACCCAGCAGGAAAGGAGACATGCTTCAGGGGGCTGAAGCCTACAA TGTTGATGACGAGTCTCGGACCTCAGAGTCAGACCCCTTCTCAGACAGCAGTAAAGCACCTTATCAGCATCGCTCTGACTGCTACCGGGAAGGAAGCTGTGGCCCCCCAGGCCCCCGGGGGCCGGTTCTGGGCCCCCCAAGCCCAGCTTGCCTCACCTGGGCTCAGCGCACTCGTAACCAGCCGGCTAGTCTGGCCTTACGcaaacaggaggaggaggagaacaaAAGGTGCAAAGCTCTGTCTGACAGCTATGAGCTCTCAACTGACCTCCAGGACAAGAAG GTGGAGATGCTGGAGAGGAAATATGGTGGCTACTTCCTGAGTAGACGAGCAGCACGCACCATCCAGACTGCCTTCCGCCAATATCGCATGAACAAGAACTTTGAGCGCCTGCGCAGCTCAGCTTCTGAGAGCCGCATGACACGGCGCATCATCCTGTCCAACATGCGAATGCAGTACTCATTTGACGACCGCCAGCCTCAAGCACAGCCTCAGACCTGCCACAGCCCCGGCATGGGCCCTCCGCATTCACCTGACCTGGAGCCCGATTCACCTGCCCAACCAGAATATACACATTTAGAGGACTCCTTCTCTAAACAG GTGAAGTCCCTGGCTGATTCCATTGATGATGCGCTAGCATGCCGTCCAGGTAGAGACGACTCCCAGGACGGCCTCGGGGACAGTGGTGCTGTAGATGACTTCGGTGAGTGCATCTGGAGCAGCAACAGCCACCCATCTCTCCGTCGGGGACTGGCTGAACGGGAGCGAGGCAGCACAGGCGGTGGTCTGAGCATGCACGAGGATAGCACAGCCACGTCATACAGTGATGTCACACTCTACATGGATGACGGTTTGCCCTCGTCACCCCTCTCTCTGGACCGGGCACCAAGCAGTACAGACACTGAATTCTGGGGGGGGATGACCAGTGGGGTTGGTGGGCGAGAGGACAGCCGGGACACCGAGGGAGGTGGCAGCAGCAATAGCCGGCGCAGCACGCCATGTACAGAGTGCAGAGATTACCGCCTCCGAGGGGCACATTTGCCTCTGCTCACAATAGAGCCACCCAGTGACAGCTCGGTGGACATGAGCGACCGCTCAGATCGCGGTTCCCTAGGCCGGCAGCTGGTGTATGAGCAGGACTCAAGCGGGGGTTCCCCTCAGGGCACGCTAAAGCATAATCCCAATGCCAAAGCACAAGGCCAAGCACGTCCAGCTAGCCGCCCAATAGCAACACACATCCCACACCATGTGactcaccaccaccatcatcaccaccaccatcatcaccagtATCCTGATACTCCATCGTCTTCCTCATCCCCCCAGCAGCCCCCCACTACGCCtctctcatcctcctcttccgcACAGCTGCCTTCCGGTGGTTTGGATCAGCAATGTTGCTCAGATGGTGACAATGACTCACTAAACTCCACCACAAACTCCAACGAGACCATTAACTGCAGCTCTGGCTCATCATCTAGGGACAGCCTGCGGGAACCACTGCCACCTCTGGGCAAGCAGACGTACCAGAGGGAGAGCCGCCACAGCTGGGACTCTCCTGCTTTCAACAATGATGTGGCACAGAGAAGGCAGTATCGCATCGGACTCAACCTGTTCAACAA GAAACCAGAGAAGGGCATTCAATACCTGATAGAGCGTGGCTTTGTGTCAGACACGCCCGTTGGCATTGCCCGCTTTATCCTAGAGAGGAAGGGCCTAAGCCGACAGATGATTGGGGAGTTCCTGGGCAACCGACAGAAGCAGTTCAACAAGGATGTACTTGA TTGTGTGGTTGATGAGATGGACTTCTCTGGAATGGATCTAGATGATGCTCTAAGGAAGTTTCAAGCCCAAATCAAGGTGCAAGGAGAGGCCCAAAAAGTGGAACGACTTATTGAGGCTttcag TCAgaggtactgtgtgtgtaaccCTGCACTGGTGCGGCAGTTCCAGAATCCTGACACTATCTTCATCCTGGCTTTTGCCATCATCCTCCTCAACACAGACATGTACAGCCCAAGCGTCAAACCAGACAGGAAGATGAAGTTGGATGACTTCATTAAGAACCTGCGAG GAGTAGACAATGGACAGGATATCCCACGTGACCTGCTGGTGGGGATCTACCAGCGCATTCAGAAGTGGGAACTGAGGACCAATGATGACCATGTCTCCCAGGTCCAGGCTGTGGAGAGAGTCATCGTGGGCAAGAAACCA GTCCTGTCTCTTCCCCACCGCAGGCTGGTGTGCTGCTGCCAGCTTTACGAGGTGCCTGACCCCAACCGACCACAGCGCACCGGTCTACATCAGAGAGAAGTGTTCCTCTTCAACGACCTGTTGGTG GTAACAAAGATCTTCCAGAAGAAGAAAACGTCAGTGACATACAGTTTCCGTCAGTCATTCCCTCTGGTGGAGATGCAAGTTCACATGTTCCAAAACTCCT acTACCCTCATGGCATCAGGCTAACGTCAGCAATCCCAGGAGGTGAACGTAAGGTGCTAATTGTGTTCAATGCGCCAAGTCAGCAGGACCGCACACGCTTCGTCAGTGACCTGAGAGAGAGCATTGCCGAGGTGCAGGAGATGGAGAAATACAGGGTTGAGT cGGAGCTTGAGAAGCAAAAAGGCGTGATGCGGCCCAGCCTTCTTAGCAGCAGTGTGGTGGGTGGAGGTGTGGGCGGAGTCAAGAACGAAGTAGTGAATGGCAGCATTGGAAGATCTAGTTTGGATGACAACTATTCACCCAGTGAAGGCCTGAAACGCACTGCTCTCAGCTCCTCACTTAGGGACCTGTCTGATTCAG GGAAACGCGGTCGCAGAAACAGCGTTGGTTCCCTTGACAGTACAATGGAAGTAAGTCTGAGTGGAGCAGAG GGTTCCATCATTAGCAGTCCACAGCCTCACCAGCGTTACCCAGTAGCCACTGTGCTATCGAGCTGCTATGGAACCGAAGAGTACCGGCCTCACCGCCCCATCCTGAGCCCCggagtgggggtggggggtgggccGGGGCAGCAACACACCACGGTGCCCGCACCTTCTGGCACTGTGCCTCCAgcctccagcagcagcagcagcagcgagaGAGGTGCCACCAGTGGGACGACGACCAGCGCCACGTCCTTCCTGGGATCACTGTTTGGGACGAAACGGGCCAAAACACCAGGCCCCATCATCCCGCCGGGGCCACCCTACCCCGCCCCTACGGTGCCAGCACCACCACCGCCTCTTTCCCCTTTGCCCCTGTGCCCTCCAGAGTCCACTGGCACATCCAAGATCCAGTACTGCCACACTATGGGTGCGGGCATGGTTGGGCACCCCCCGCCACCATACTGCCACCCGCACCAACGCTGCCAACACGGTGGTCCACAACGCCAGCATGCCACGCTACAGCGGGTCACGCTACCACGCCGACCAACCCACAACTCCTCCCCCTATCTGCCACCGCTCTCCCAACAAGCTTTTCAGGTTCGCTTCGGGAATTCGGGCAATGGGGGCTCGACGTGCGTGCCTCCTCCCCCCCTTTCTCCTCACTCCCCACTATCCCAACTCCCGCCGTTTGCCCTCTGCCacgcacagcacacacactcggccAGAGGGGGCGCCGCTGTGGGCAAAACACCACTAGTGCTGTCACACTCACAACCACACCCGCACCAACACGCACACTCCCACGGGCATACGCCCCACCCTGCCCATCCGCCACACTTCGTGTTCGCCAGCCCGCCGCCGCCCTTCCCAGCGCCCACTCCGCCACCCCTGCCAGCCTCCGCTCCACCCGCCGCGGCCCAGCACGCGTCGCCGGCCGCCCCGTATCCGCCCCCGTATCCTCCGCTTTCCTCCATCCCACCTCCCCCCCTCCACTCCCCTTTACCCCCCCCTTCCTCCCCCCTTACCCCTCTTACGCCTCTCTCCCCACTCCCCCCCCCCCTCGCACCCCGCCCCGCCACCGCCACAGGTCACGGCACCATCGCCAGGTCAGACTGGCACGGCCGACCGGGCCAAATCCAAGCCTGCCAGCCGGATCAGCACGGTAGTATGAGCAGGGGCAAGGGAAAGGTGCGCTCCTGGGGCTCGCTACGAGGTCCCCTGGTGGTGGGAGGAGGAACAGCAGAAAGATTGGAAGACATGGGAGGAGGAAGCCGGACCAGGACGGAGGGCAGCAAGAGGAAACGCAACCTACTGAGACTCTGTTACTTTCATTTGCGCTTCCCACAAGTATAG